A window of Sebastes umbrosus isolate fSebUmb1 chromosome 3, fSebUmb1.pri, whole genome shotgun sequence contains these coding sequences:
- the LOC119484582 gene encoding skin secretory protein xP2-like isoform X1, with protein sequence MFCRRALQRVGPLARRAFQPTSRNAAPVRHMAFGIPGGSSNMAYFVLCGGGLTAAVVYAYKTVNGDTERYEDRLASMDSTAKAPEVAAPAAEPAPAEEAAPAPVEEAAPAPVEEAAPAPEVVAEVVAEVVAESVPAPAEPVAETAAEPVVEAVAEVAAAVVSEVVVAEPAATEEAAPAVAVEAVPEAAPEAAPVSVEVAATEEAPAAESAGTAAVDEAPPAPPAEAETGSAAPEAEAAAPAAELAA encoded by the exons ATGTTCTGCAGACGAGCATTGCAGAGAGTCGGGCCGCTGGCACGGAGGGCTTTCCAACCAACATCCAGAAATG CAGCTCCAGTGCGACACATGGCCTTCGGGATCCCTGGAGGCTCCAGCAACATGGCGTACTTTGTTCTCTGTGGAGGAGGCCTCACTGCTGCAGTCGTCTAT GCCTACAAGACAGTCAATGGTGATACTGAGCGCTATGAGGACAGACTCGCCAGCATGGACTCCACAGCGAAAG CACCAGAAGTAGCAGCTCCTGCAGCTGAACCTGCCCCAGCTGAGGAGGCAGCGCCCGCTCCAGTTGAGGAGGCAGCGCCCGCTCCAGTTGAGGAGGCAGCCCCGGCCCCAGAGGTCGTCGCCGAGGTCGTCGCAGAGGTCGTCGCCGAGTCTGTCCCTGCTCCTGCAGAACCAGTAGCAGAGACCGCTGCCGAACCCGTCGTCGAGGCCGTCGCTGAAGTAGCAGCCGCAGTTGTCTCTGAGGTGGTTGTTGCCGAGCCAGCAGCCACAGAAGAAGCCGCTCCAGCTGTAGCGGTGGAGGCAGTTCCTGAAGCCGCTCCTGAAGCTGCACCCGTCAGCGTGGAAGTTGCCGCCACAGAAGAGGCCCCCGCGGCAGAGAGCGCTGGTACGGCAGCAGTAGATGAAGCCCCTCCCGCTCCCCCCGCTGAGGCAGAGACTGGCTCTGCAGCCCCCGAGGCTGAGGCCGCTGCCCCTGCTGCAGAGTTGGCTGCATAA
- the LOC119484582 gene encoding skin secretory protein xP2-like isoform X2, giving the protein MFCRRALQRVGPLARRAFQPTSRNAPVRHMAFGIPGGSSNMAYFVLCGGGLTAAVVYAYKTVNGDTERYEDRLASMDSTAKAPEVAAPAAEPAPAEEAAPAPVEEAAPAPVEEAAPAPEVVAEVVAEVVAESVPAPAEPVAETAAEPVVEAVAEVAAAVVSEVVVAEPAATEEAAPAVAVEAVPEAAPEAAPVSVEVAATEEAPAAESAGTAAVDEAPPAPPAEAETGSAAPEAEAAAPAAELAA; this is encoded by the exons ATGTTCTGCAGACGAGCATTGCAGAGAGTCGGGCCGCTGGCACGGAGGGCTTTCCAACCAACATCCAGAAATG CTCCAGTGCGACACATGGCCTTCGGGATCCCTGGAGGCTCCAGCAACATGGCGTACTTTGTTCTCTGTGGAGGAGGCCTCACTGCTGCAGTCGTCTAT GCCTACAAGACAGTCAATGGTGATACTGAGCGCTATGAGGACAGACTCGCCAGCATGGACTCCACAGCGAAAG CACCAGAAGTAGCAGCTCCTGCAGCTGAACCTGCCCCAGCTGAGGAGGCAGCGCCCGCTCCAGTTGAGGAGGCAGCGCCCGCTCCAGTTGAGGAGGCAGCCCCGGCCCCAGAGGTCGTCGCCGAGGTCGTCGCAGAGGTCGTCGCCGAGTCTGTCCCTGCTCCTGCAGAACCAGTAGCAGAGACCGCTGCCGAACCCGTCGTCGAGGCCGTCGCTGAAGTAGCAGCCGCAGTTGTCTCTGAGGTGGTTGTTGCCGAGCCAGCAGCCACAGAAGAAGCCGCTCCAGCTGTAGCGGTGGAGGCAGTTCCTGAAGCCGCTCCTGAAGCTGCACCCGTCAGCGTGGAAGTTGCCGCCACAGAAGAGGCCCCCGCGGCAGAGAGCGCTGGTACGGCAGCAGTAGATGAAGCCCCTCCCGCTCCCCCCGCTGAGGCAGAGACTGGCTCTGCAGCCCCCGAGGCTGAGGCCGCTGCCCCTGCTGCAGAGTTGGCTGCATAA